Sequence from the Chloroflexaceae bacterium genome:
AGGCCGAGCCGGATATGAGCGTCGTGGGGGTGGCGAGCGATGGTCAGGAGGTGGTGGACCTGTGCGTCCGGCTGCGACCCGATGTGGCCATCCTTGATGAACGCATGCCCGTGCTTGGAGGGATCGAAGCAGCGCGGCGGATCAGGCCGCTGGGAACGCGGGTGATCGTCCTTTCGCCCCTCGGCGAGCGGCTGGATCAGGCGCGCATGGCCCGCTACGGGCTGGACGGCTGGCTGCTCAAGAACATCAGCCGCGCCGCCCTGGTCGAGGCGGTGCGCCAGGTGCGCCAGGGCCAGACGTTGATCAGCGCGCCTGATGAGGCGTCGCGCCTCAACCAGATCTACAGCCCCACGCCGCCTGTTCCGGAGACGCTGACCCCGCGCGAACTGGATGTTCTGCGCCTGCTGGCGCGGGGCAAGACCAACGCTGAGATTGCCAACGATCTGGCCCTCAGTCGCGGCACCGTGAAGGCGTATGTTGAGCAGATAATCGCCAAATTGCACGTCAGCGGGCGCACCCACGCCGCCGTGCGGGCCGTTGAGATGGGGTTGCTGCGTATGGCCGATGAGTGATGCGATTTTGGATTTTGGATTGCCTTTTATGGCGTCTTGATGAGACGTGAGGATGGGGCGATTCCGGAGGGGCGCGCCTTCTCAGCCGCGACCGCTTCCGAAAAGACCGGCGGGG
This genomic interval carries:
- a CDS encoding response regulator transcription factor; the encoded protein is MEDADPHQANTPTRIVIADDFELVRIGLCTVLKAEPDMSVVGVASDGQEVVDLCVRLRPDVAILDERMPVLGGIEAARRIRPLGTRVIVLSPLGERLDQARMARYGLDGWLLKNISRAALVEAVRQVRQGQTLISAPDEASRLNQIYSPTPPVPETLTPRELDVLRLLARGKTNAEIANDLALSRGTVKAYVEQIIAKLHVSGRTHAAVRAVEMGLLRMADE